One Halolamina litorea genomic window carries:
- a CDS encoding FecCD family ABC transporter permease: MFAVASETREAGAELRSAVSWIDSGLAALILGSCAIVTVAGLVQVSFGTYTMSIADAWYAVVDPQVWTNPGYMLQLFLGDWLGGGVAQLFGLSTAPPDLSRKTLIVWGIRLPRVIVAVLVGANLAISGAVFQAVTRNELASPFILGVSAGAGLAILLTLVVFTGLAAFLPLIAAGGGAVAFGLVYAIAWKGGTNPVRLVLAGVIVSTVFGSLQTGLFFFTEDLGVVQSAISWTTGSLTGVDWEQVRIALPWTVLFTVPLTLLGARQLNVLLLGERTARSLGMSVERVRFALSAVAVLAAGTAIAVAGIVSFVGLIVPHMVRQLVGSDYKRVVLGSVFAGPALVTVADVGARLAVPGTQLPVGIVTGLVGGPYFLYLMRRTEVGQL; the protein is encoded by the coding sequence GTGTTCGCCGTGGCAAGTGAGACACGGGAGGCGGGCGCCGAACTCCGTTCGGCGGTGTCGTGGATCGATTCGGGGCTCGCCGCGCTGATCCTCGGGAGTTGTGCCATCGTCACCGTCGCCGGGCTGGTACAGGTGAGCTTCGGGACCTACACCATGTCCATCGCCGATGCGTGGTACGCCGTCGTCGACCCACAGGTGTGGACGAACCCGGGATACATGCTGCAGTTGTTCCTCGGCGACTGGCTCGGTGGGGGGGTCGCCCAACTGTTCGGGCTCTCGACGGCGCCGCCCGACCTCTCGCGTAAGACCCTGATCGTGTGGGGGATTCGGCTGCCGCGCGTTATCGTCGCCGTGCTGGTGGGGGCGAACCTCGCCATCTCCGGGGCAGTGTTTCAGGCGGTGACCCGCAACGAACTCGCCTCGCCGTTCATCCTCGGCGTCTCGGCGGGTGCGGGGCTGGCGATCCTGCTCACGCTCGTCGTGTTCACCGGGCTGGCGGCGTTCCTCCCGCTGATCGCCGCCGGTGGGGGCGCCGTCGCGTTCGGCCTCGTCTACGCCATCGCGTGGAAGGGCGGTACCAACCCCGTACGGCTGGTGCTCGCCGGCGTGATCGTCTCGACGGTGTTCGGGTCGCTCCAGACGGGTCTCTTTTTCTTCACCGAAGACCTCGGCGTCGTCCAGTCGGCCATCTCGTGGACCACGGGGTCGCTCACCGGCGTCGACTGGGAGCAGGTCCGCATCGCGCTCCCGTGGACGGTGCTGTTCACCGTGCCGCTGACGCTGCTCGGCGCCCGTCAGCTGAACGTCCTGCTCCTCGGGGAGCGCACCGCCCGCTCGCTGGGGATGTCCGTCGAGCGCGTTCGGTTCGCGCTCTCGGCGGTCGCCGTGCTCGCGGCCGGCACCGCCATCGCCGTCGCCGGCATCGTGAGCTTCGTCGGCCTCATCGTCCCACACATGGTCCGGCAGTTGGTCGGCTCCGACTACAAGCGCGTGGTCCTCGGGAGCGTCTTCGCCGGCCCCGCGTTGGTGACCGTCGCCGACGTGGGCGCGCGGCTGGCCGTGCCGGGGACCCAACTCCCCGTCGGCATCGTCACGGGGCTCGTCGGCGGCCCGTACTTCCTCTACCTGATGCGCAGAACGGAGGTCGGTCAACTGTGA
- a CDS encoding YbaK/EbsC family protein: MHARVTEFVETAEDRYGLAIEPVEFPEKGTPTAADAAEAVECEIGQIVNSLVFDVDSQPVLCLTSGAERVDEAALAAWADCEVDDVSMASPELVREATGWAIGGVPPICHETDLTTLLDPALLDYDTVWAAAGTPTSMWAIDPERLREIAGATVVSFTE, translated from the coding sequence ATGCACGCTCGCGTCACGGAGTTCGTCGAGACCGCCGAGGACCGCTATGGGCTGGCCATCGAGCCGGTCGAGTTCCCCGAGAAGGGGACCCCGACAGCCGCCGACGCGGCCGAGGCGGTTGAGTGTGAGATCGGACAGATCGTCAACAGCCTCGTGTTCGACGTTGACAGCCAGCCCGTACTCTGTCTGACTTCCGGCGCCGAGCGCGTCGACGAGGCCGCGCTCGCGGCGTGGGCCGACTGTGAAGTCGACGACGTATCGATGGCGTCCCCCGAACTGGTCCGCGAGGCGACGGGCTGGGCCATCGGCGGCGTCCCACCGATCTGCCACGAGACCGACCTCACGACGCTTCTGGACCCCGCACTACTCGATTACGACACGGTCTGGGCCGCTGCGGGGACACCCACGTCGATGTGGGCGATCGATCCCGAACGACTCCGCGAGATCGCCGGGGCGACGGTCGTGTCGTTCACCGAGTGA
- a CDS encoding DUF7522 family protein, translating into MPQRTIDPADRTDPRLRALEHACRGVVGDRLRSVSINGPDHRGTVYRRSDLQPGTDEDVHEAMAADSSERSTVCADGGRRAAPEAGCTVHEFEGGYVTRIEVGETSVVATTGGIKMDRQTELSAAVTGIIGE; encoded by the coding sequence ATGCCACAGCGTACGATCGACCCGGCCGACCGAACCGATCCCCGGTTGCGCGCGCTCGAACACGCCTGTCGGGGCGTCGTCGGCGACCGCCTCCGGAGCGTGAGCATCAACGGACCCGACCACCGCGGGACGGTCTACCGGCGAAGCGACCTTCAACCGGGCACCGACGAGGACGTCCACGAGGCGATGGCCGCCGACTCCTCCGAGCGATCAACGGTGTGCGCCGATGGCGGCCGACGGGCGGCGCCAGAAGCCGGCTGTACGGTCCACGAGTTCGAGGGCGGCTACGTGACTCGGATCGAGGTGGGCGAGACCAGCGTCGTCGCGACGACGGGCGGGATCAAGATGGATCGCCAGACGGAACTCTCGGCGGCGGTCACGGGCATCATCGGCGAGTGA
- a CDS encoding NADH-quinone oxidoreductase subunit N, translated as MVTVPPMTPTFLLGFTALAVLLYDSVWPEETDGSVLTGISVVGSLASLATAGWFLTADTGLVSGGMSLYADAVVVDGMSLFFTALFAAVTVLVTLASYDYFAGKGNRGELYGLVLLAATGMSLMASANSLATAFIALELASLPSYALVAFLKGDRGSSEAGLKYFLIGALSSAIFVFGISLVYAATGSLVLPDVAAAFQGGLGGRAGVASVGVLLIAGGVAYKTASVPFHFWAPEAYEGAPAPVSAFLSSASKAAGFALAFRVFVEGFPLGAAASAGIDWALLFQVLAVATMVLGNFAAATQEKVKRMLAYSSIGHAGYVLIGLAAISAQASTNGDVMGAAMAHLFVYGFMNTGAFLFVALAENWGVGRRFEDYNGLGAEKPFAAVAMTAFLFSLAGVPPLGGFFSKLFLFTGAIDAGLWWLVVIAVINSSLSLFYYSRVVRALWFEEGDHDLDSAPTALYAALAIALVGTVALLPGFGPVIEIAQEAATALFA; from the coding sequence ATGGTGACGGTACCGCCGATGACCCCGACGTTCCTGCTGGGGTTCACGGCGCTTGCAGTGTTGCTCTACGACAGCGTGTGGCCCGAGGAGACCGACGGGAGCGTCCTCACCGGGATCTCCGTCGTCGGCTCGCTGGCCTCGCTGGCGACCGCCGGCTGGTTCCTCACGGCCGACACCGGGCTCGTGAGCGGCGGCATGTCACTCTACGCCGATGCGGTCGTCGTCGACGGCATGTCGCTGTTCTTCACGGCGCTGTTCGCGGCGGTGACGGTGCTTGTCACCCTCGCGTCCTACGACTACTTCGCCGGGAAGGGCAACCGCGGCGAACTCTACGGGCTCGTGCTGCTGGCGGCGACCGGGATGTCGCTGATGGCCAGCGCGAACTCGCTGGCGACGGCGTTCATCGCGCTCGAACTCGCCAGCCTGCCGTCCTACGCGCTCGTCGCGTTCCTGAAGGGGGACCGCGGGAGCAGCGAGGCCGGCCTGAAGTACTTCCTGATCGGCGCGCTCTCGTCGGCCATCTTCGTCTTCGGGATCTCGCTGGTCTACGCCGCGACCGGGTCGCTGGTGCTGCCCGACGTGGCGGCGGCGTTCCAGGGCGGCCTCGGCGGCCGTGCCGGCGTCGCCAGCGTCGGCGTCCTGCTGATCGCCGGCGGCGTGGCGTACAAGACCGCCTCGGTGCCGTTCCACTTCTGGGCGCCCGAGGCCTACGAGGGCGCACCCGCGCCGGTCTCGGCGTTCCTCTCCTCGGCCTCGAAGGCCGCAGGGTTCGCGCTCGCGTTCCGCGTGTTCGTCGAAGGGTTCCCGCTGGGGGCCGCGGCGAGCGCCGGGATCGACTGGGCGCTGCTGTTCCAGGTGCTCGCGGTGGCGACGATGGTGCTCGGTAACTTCGCCGCGGCTACCCAGGAGAAGGTCAAGCGGATGCTCGCGTACTCCTCGATCGGACACGCGGGCTACGTCCTGATCGGGCTGGCCGCCATCTCCGCACAGGCGAGCACCAACGGCGACGTGATGGGCGCCGCGATGGCCCACCTGTTCGTCTACGGCTTCATGAACACGGGCGCGTTCCTGTTCGTGGCGCTCGCGGAGAACTGGGGGGTCGGCCGCCGGTTCGAGGACTACAACGGACTGGGCGCCGAGAAGCCCTTCGCCGCGGTGGCGATGACGGCGTTCCTGTTCTCGCTCGCCGGCGTTCCGCCGCTGGGCGGCTTCTTCTCGAAGCTGTTCCTGTTCACGGGCGCCATCGACGCCGGCCTCTGGTGGCTGGTGGTGATCGCGGTGATCAACAGTTCGCTCTCGCTGTTCTACTACTCCCGCGTCGTGCGGGCGCTGTGGTTCGAGGAGGGCGACCACGACCTCGATAGCGCGCCGACCGCGCTGTACGCCGCGCTGGCGATCGCGCTGGTCGGGACCGTCGCGCTGCTGCCCGGCTTCGGCCCGGTGATCGAGATCGCACAGGAGGCCGCGACGGCGCTGTTCGCCTGA
- a CDS encoding complex I subunit 4 family protein, which produces MLIETLIGFAFVAALVTFLVPDEVAGRVGAALSLVPLAGTLWMWAQFDGSGNALTGGQLAFETRFDLLTLSGYQVQWFSGVDGISLPLVVLTAFLTTLAIVSAWTPIDSRQSQFYGLMLFMEANLLGMFTALDFFVWFVFWEATLLPMYFLIGVWGGPRRKYAAIKFFVYTNVASLLMFVGFIALVFGGLGDSIDTLSLPAVAMALDAGGNLGSFMGLAPGTLKLVAFVAMFVGFAVKVPVAPLHTWLPDAHVQAPTPASVMLAGVLLKMGTYAMLRFNFTLLPDVASDLAIVIAALGAFSVIYGAILALAQEDLKRIVAYSSVSSMGYVLLGLVAFTEFGIAGATFQMIAHGLISGLMFMAVGVIYNTTHTRMVGDMSGLADRMPVTVGILIAGAFGYMGLPLMAGFAGEYFIFVGAFHSTVIPSAPLFTAAAMFGIVIVAGYLLLAMQRTLFGPFSLDADYEVGRAAFHDVAPLAVLLFAVIALGVYPDLFFDMILDAIAPLVGGGA; this is translated from the coding sequence ATGCTAATCGAGACGCTCATCGGCTTCGCGTTCGTCGCCGCGCTGGTCACGTTCCTCGTCCCTGACGAGGTCGCCGGCCGCGTCGGCGCCGCGCTGAGCCTCGTCCCGCTTGCCGGGACGCTCTGGATGTGGGCACAGTTCGACGGGAGCGGGAACGCCCTCACGGGCGGCCAACTCGCGTTCGAGACACGCTTCGACCTGCTGACCCTCTCGGGCTATCAGGTGCAGTGGTTCTCCGGCGTGGACGGGATCAGCCTGCCGCTGGTCGTGCTGACGGCGTTCCTGACGACGCTCGCAATCGTGAGCGCGTGGACGCCGATCGACAGCCGCCAGTCGCAGTTCTACGGGCTGATGCTGTTCATGGAGGCGAACCTGCTGGGGATGTTCACCGCACTGGACTTCTTCGTCTGGTTCGTCTTCTGGGAGGCGACGCTGCTGCCGATGTACTTCCTGATCGGCGTGTGGGGCGGCCCGCGCCGGAAGTACGCGGCGATCAAGTTCTTCGTCTACACGAACGTGGCGAGCCTCCTGATGTTCGTCGGCTTCATCGCGCTCGTCTTCGGCGGCCTCGGCGACAGCATCGACACGCTGTCGCTGCCCGCCGTGGCGATGGCGCTCGACGCCGGCGGCAACCTCGGGTCGTTCATGGGGCTCGCCCCCGGGACGCTGAAACTGGTCGCGTTCGTCGCGATGTTCGTCGGGTTCGCGGTGAAGGTGCCCGTCGCCCCGTTACACACGTGGCTGCCGGACGCTCACGTGCAGGCCCCCACGCCGGCCTCGGTGATGCTGGCTGGGGTGCTCCTGAAGATGGGGACCTACGCGATGCTGCGGTTCAACTTCACGCTGCTGCCCGACGTGGCGTCCGATCTCGCGATCGTGATCGCCGCGCTCGGGGCGTTCTCCGTGATCTATGGCGCGATCCTCGCGCTGGCACAGGAGGACCTCAAGCGGATCGTCGCCTACTCGTCGGTGTCGTCGATGGGCTACGTGCTGCTCGGACTGGTGGCGTTCACCGAGTTCGGCATCGCGGGCGCGACGTTCCAGATGATCGCCCACGGCCTGATCTCCGGGCTGATGTTCATGGCCGTCGGCGTCATCTACAACACCACCCACACCCGGATGGTCGGCGACATGTCCGGGCTCGCAGACCGGATGCCCGTCACGGTGGGCATCCTGATCGCCGGCGCCTTCGGCTACATGGGGCTGCCCCTGATGGCCGGCTTCGCTGGCGAGTACTTCATCTTCGTCGGTGCGTTCCACTCGACGGTCATCCCGAGCGCGCCGCTGTTCACCGCGGCGGCGATGTTCGGCATCGTCATCGTGGCGGGCTACCTGCTGCTGGCGATGCAGCGCACCCTGTTCGGGCCGTTCAGCCTCGACGCCGACTACGAGGTCGGCCGGGCGGCGTTCCACGACGTGGCACCGCTGGCGGTGCTGCTGTTCGCGGTCATCGCCCTCGGGGTCTACCCTGACCTGTTCTTCGACATGATCCTGGACGCGATTGCCCCGCTGGTCGGAGGTGGTGCCTGA
- the nuoL gene encoding NADH-quinone oxidoreductase subunit L — MAGAFDYAVAIALLPFLSFCLAVGVALSGRDLLPKGGALPGIAATAGSLVLSAWMFFSVSNGETHNETFYTWAAGEAATGSLSEPLTLTFGVLIDPLSSMMLLIVSLVALLVHVFSLGYMNDEGETGLPRYYAGLGLFTASMLGFVLADNLLMAFMFFELVGLCSYLLIGFWFRREGPPSAAKKAFLVTRFGDYFFLIGVVAVFATFGTAKFAGEHSFPHLAEQAINGEATVNTFLGLGPEMWFTAIGLLVLGGVIGKSAQFPLHTWLPDAMEGPTPVSALIHAATMVAAGVYLVARMYGFYALSPTALAIIALVGAFTALFAATMGLVKNEIKQVLAYSTISQYGYIMLGLGAGGYVAGTFHLLTHAFFKALLFLGAGSVIIAMHHNEDMWEMGGLKDRMPVTYYTFLAGSLALAGIVPFAGFWSKDEVLYEALVHGLGTTSGLGTALLVAYGMGLIAVLFTGFYTFRMVMLTFHGEPRSDTAREASEGGWNVKIPLVVLGLLATTIGFVNMVPVKDLTGAEIDFLHKWLYGTEGAGWAETLGTSGYHYHHLLFADYGAGMAAAELPSYLVGLLSLALALFGAGSAYVLYGGADPEPHTEKLGSLRDVLYNNYYQDEYQVWLAERVVIPLSKAADVFDQAVVDGVVNGVSSVSLFGGSRLKRIQDGLVTHYAAMLTLGLTVLLVGFAIYGGWF, encoded by the coding sequence ATGGCAGGAGCTTTCGACTACGCCGTGGCGATCGCGTTGTTACCGTTCCTCTCGTTCTGTCTCGCGGTCGGTGTCGCCCTCTCGGGGCGGGACCTGCTGCCGAAGGGGGGTGCCCTCCCCGGGATCGCGGCGACCGCCGGGTCGCTCGTGCTCTCGGCGTGGATGTTCTTCTCGGTCAGTAACGGCGAGACACACAACGAGACGTTCTACACGTGGGCCGCCGGCGAGGCGGCCACCGGCAGCCTGAGTGAGCCGCTGACGCTCACCTTCGGGGTCCTGATCGACCCGCTGTCGTCGATGATGCTGCTCATTGTCTCGCTGGTCGCGCTGCTGGTCCACGTGTTCTCGCTCGGCTACATGAACGACGAGGGCGAGACGGGCCTCCCCCGGTACTACGCCGGCCTCGGCCTGTTCACCGCCTCCATGCTCGGGTTCGTCCTCGCGGACAACCTCCTCATGGCGTTCATGTTCTTCGAACTGGTGGGGCTCTGTTCCTACCTCCTGATCGGCTTCTGGTTCCGCCGTGAGGGGCCGCCCAGCGCCGCGAAGAAGGCGTTCCTCGTCACCCGTTTCGGGGACTACTTCTTCCTGATCGGCGTGGTGGCGGTGTTCGCCACGTTCGGCACCGCGAAGTTCGCGGGCGAGCACTCGTTCCCGCATCTCGCCGAACAGGCGATCAACGGCGAAGCGACGGTCAACACCTTCCTCGGACTCGGCCCCGAGATGTGGTTCACCGCGATCGGCCTGCTGGTGCTGGGTGGCGTGATCGGGAAGTCCGCCCAGTTCCCGCTGCACACGTGGCTCCCCGACGCGATGGAGGGTCCGACGCCGGTCTCGGCACTGATCCACGCGGCGACGATGGTCGCGGCCGGTGTCTACCTCGTCGCCCGGATGTACGGCTTCTACGCGCTGTCGCCGACCGCACTGGCGATCATCGCGCTCGTCGGCGCCTTCACGGCGCTGTTCGCGGCGACGATGGGGCTCGTGAAAAACGAGATCAAGCAGGTGCTCGCGTACTCGACCATCTCCCAGTACGGCTACATCATGCTGGGGCTGGGCGCCGGCGGCTACGTCGCCGGCACGTTCCACCTGCTCACCCACGCCTTCTTCAAGGCGCTGCTGTTCCTCGGCGCGGGGTCGGTCATCATCGCGATGCACCACAACGAGGACATGTGGGAGATGGGCGGCCTGAAAGACCGGATGCCTGTCACCTACTACACGTTCCTCGCGGGTTCGCTCGCGCTCGCGGGCATCGTCCCCTTCGCCGGCTTCTGGTCGAAAGACGAGGTGCTCTACGAGGCGCTCGTCCACGGCCTCGGCACCACGAGCGGCCTCGGCACCGCGCTGCTGGTCGCCTACGGGATGGGCCTGATCGCGGTGCTGTTCACCGGTTTCTACACGTTCCGGATGGTGATGCTCACCTTCCACGGTGAGCCCCGCTCCGACACGGCCCGCGAGGCTTCGGAGGGTGGCTGGAACGTCAAGATCCCGCTGGTCGTGCTGGGGCTCCTAGCGACGACCATCGGGTTCGTCAACATGGTCCCGGTCAAGGACCTGACCGGTGCGGAGATCGACTTCCTCCACAAGTGGCTCTACGGGACGGAGGGCGCCGGCTGGGCCGAGACGCTCGGTACCAGCGGCTACCACTACCACCACCTGCTGTTCGCCGACTACGGCGCCGGCATGGCGGCGGCGGAGCTGCCGTCGTACCTGGTGGGACTGCTCTCGCTGGCGCTCGCGCTGTTCGGCGCCGGCTCGGCGTACGTCCTCTACGGCGGCGCCGACCCCGAGCCCCACACCGAGAAGCTCGGAAGCCTGCGTGACGTGCTGTACAACAACTACTACCAGGACGAGTACCAGGTCTGGCTGGCCGAGCGGGTCGTCATCCCGCTCTCGAAGGCCGCGGACGTGTTCGATCAGGCGGTCGTCGACGGCGTCGTCAACGGCGTCTCGAGCGTCAGCCTGTTCGGCGGCTCCCGACTCAAGCGGATCCAGGACGGGCTGGTGACTCACTACGCCGCGATGCTCACCCTCGGGCTGACGGTGTTGCTCGTCGGGTTCGCGATCTACGGAGGGTGGTTCTGA
- the nuoK gene encoding NADH-quinone oxidoreductase subunit NuoK, with protein MVPVEYYLVLSAAVFSIGLYGLLTRENALLFLMSVELMLNAANINFVAFSAQWGNLTGQTFSLFVMALAAAEVAVGIGIILVLYRNFKDVDVTVPQSMRW; from the coding sequence ATGGTACCCGTCGAGTACTACCTCGTGCTCTCGGCGGCCGTGTTCTCCATCGGGCTCTACGGACTGCTGACCCGGGAGAACGCGCTGCTGTTCCTGATGTCGGTCGAACTGATGCTCAACGCCGCGAACATCAACTTCGTGGCCTTCAGCGCCCAGTGGGGCAACCTCACCGGACAGACGTTCAGCCTGTTCGTGATGGCGCTGGCAGCCGCTGAAGTGGCTGTCGGCATCGGCATCATCCTGGTACTGTATCGTAACTTCAAGGACGTGGACGTGACAGTCCCGCAGTCGATGAGGTGGTAA
- a CDS encoding proton-conducting membrane transporter has translation MVSRPELKSDANYVNGLAAAVLFAVFVAVFLSANFGEAAGFAEDASLVAGIGYALMDLQGQAAVSVEGFLATFEMVGVVLVAATVAAVTLARREGDGTGLVTALTDGGREEPRSSESRTESGGEEVED, from the coding sequence ATGGTCAGTCGACCCGAACTGAAGTCCGACGCCAACTACGTCAACGGGCTCGCGGCCGCGGTGCTGTTCGCGGTGTTCGTCGCGGTCTTCCTGAGCGCGAACTTCGGCGAGGCCGCCGGCTTCGCCGAGGACGCGTCACTCGTCGCGGGCATCGGCTACGCGCTGATGGACCTCCAGGGGCAGGCCGCTGTCTCGGTCGAGGGGTTCCTCGCGACGTTCGAGATGGTCGGCGTCGTGCTCGTCGCCGCCACCGTCGCCGCCGTCACGCTCGCACGGCGTGAGGGCGACGGCACGGGGCTGGTGACGGCGCTGACCGACGGGGGGCGCGAGGAGCCACGCTCCTCGGAAAGCCGGACGGAGTCCGGCGGTGAGGAGGTGGAGGACTGA
- a CDS encoding NADH-quinone oxidoreductase subunit J, translated as MVLETITFALFAAVTVGCALGVVLVKDPWHSALALGGALSSLAVHYVMLDAGFPAAMQVLVYIGGVLVLITFAVMLTRTDKPKSEVYS; from the coding sequence ATGGTCTTAGAGACAATCACGTTCGCGCTGTTCGCCGCCGTGACGGTGGGGTGTGCCCTCGGGGTCGTCCTCGTGAAGGACCCGTGGCACTCCGCGCTGGCCCTCGGTGGCGCACTGTCGAGCCTGGCGGTACACTACGTGATGTTGGACGCAGGGTTCCCCGCCGCGATGCAGGTGCTGGTCTACATCGGGGGCGTCCTCGTGCTCATCACGTTCGCCGTCATGCTCACGCGAACCGACAAACCGAAATCCGAGGTGTACAGCTAG
- a CDS encoding NuoI/complex I 23 kDa subunit family protein: MIGILKGMATTMKHALDGQTFTVKYPEVAPEVSPRFRGVHKFSQERCIWCRQCENVCPNDTIQIVMDDQRNGEEYNLHIGQCIYCRLCEEVCPVDAILLTQNFEFTADTKDEFVYNKEQLKNVPWYKGSDPLEARNPDRSAWVGEGAGEVDYQ; this comes from the coding sequence ATGATCGGAATCCTGAAAGGAATGGCGACGACGATGAAGCACGCACTGGACGGCCAAACCTTCACGGTGAAGTACCCGGAGGTCGCCCCCGAAGTCAGCCCGCGGTTCCGCGGGGTCCACAAGTTCAGCCAGGAACGCTGTATCTGGTGCCGGCAGTGTGAGAACGTCTGCCCGAACGACACGATCCAGATCGTGATGGACGACCAGCGCAACGGCGAGGAGTACAACCTCCACATCGGCCAGTGTATCTACTGCCGACTCTGTGAGGAAGTCTGCCCCGTCGACGCCATCCTCCTGACCCAGAACTTCGAGTTCACGGCGGACACGAAAGACGAGTTCGTCTACAACAAAGAACAGCTGAAGAACGTCCCGTGGTACAAGGGGAGCGACCCCCTCGAAGCCCGCAACCCCGACCGCTCGGCGTGGGTGGGCGAGGGTGCCGGCGAGGTCGACTACCAGTAA
- a CDS encoding complex I subunit 1 family protein: MILQSETPLPDTLANLLGLGGFGAAGEFVAAFIAAFIVGNVMLAMTGVAGPWAKRKITAKFTDRIAADRIGPAGLGTIPADALRLLSKELIVPEGADRPAWDIAPIVVAGSAMLGFAVIPMGSGIQVADPEVGLAYVFAVASIASLGMVMAGYASNNKYSMLGALRAVAQNLAYEIPLVITGVSVVLFTGSLRLSEIVATQQETLISLGGVAIPSWFAFVNPFAFVLFLAANVAEVGRNPFDIPEAPTEIVAGFQTEYSSVYFVLLYLGEFLHIFLGGAITAVLFLGGAAGPGPESIGFLWFVVKIWAFFLLTQWLRSAAPRLRIDQLIEVGWKGMLELSFLNLVLTALIVGVVA, encoded by the coding sequence GTGATACTGCAGAGCGAGACGCCGCTGCCCGACACGCTGGCGAACCTCCTCGGCCTCGGTGGCTTCGGCGCCGCCGGCGAGTTCGTCGCGGCGTTCATCGCGGCGTTTATCGTTGGGAACGTGATGCTCGCGATGACCGGCGTCGCCGGTCCGTGGGCGAAGCGGAAGATCACGGCGAAGTTCACCGACCGTATCGCCGCCGACCGCATCGGGCCCGCCGGCCTCGGGACGATCCCGGCCGACGCGCTCCGACTGCTCTCGAAGGAACTGATCGTTCCGGAAGGCGCCGACCGCCCGGCGTGGGACATCGCGCCCATCGTCGTCGCCGGGTCGGCGATGCTCGGGTTCGCGGTGATCCCGATGGGCAGCGGCATTCAGGTGGCCGACCCCGAAGTCGGCCTCGCCTACGTGTTCGCGGTCGCCTCCATCGCCAGCCTCGGTATGGTGATGGCGGGCTACGCCTCGAACAACAAGTACTCCATGCTCGGCGCGCTGCGTGCCGTCGCACAGAACCTCGCCTACGAGATCCCGCTGGTGATCACCGGGGTCTCGGTGGTGCTGTTCACCGGTTCGCTCCGCCTGAGCGAGATCGTCGCGACCCAGCAGGAGACGCTGATCTCCCTCGGCGGCGTCGCGATCCCGTCGTGGTTCGCGTTCGTCAACCCCTTCGCGTTCGTGTTGTTCCTCGCCGCCAACGTGGCGGAAGTGGGACGCAACCCCTTCGATATCCCGGAGGCGCCGACGGAGATCGTCGCCGGGTTCCAGACCGAGTACTCCTCGGTCTACTTCGTCCTGCTGTACCTGGGTGAGTTCCTGCACATCTTCCTCGGCGGCGCCATCACCGCGGTGCTGTTCCTCGGCGGCGCGGCCGGCCCCGGCCCGGAGAGCATCGGCTTCCTCTGGTTCGTGGTCAAGATCTGGGCGTTCTTCCTGCTCACCCAGTGGCTCCGCTCTGCGGCGCCGCGTCTGCGTATCGACCAGCTGATCGAAGTCGGCTGGAAGGGGATGCTCGAACTCTCCTTCCTGAACCTGGTGCTCACGGCCCTAATCGTGGGAGTGGTAGCATGA